A single Atribacterota bacterium DNA region contains:
- a CDS encoding DUF5317 domain-containing protein codes for MLYLIIVIFSIIVGLLRGGELERLSHLTIESVHIFAFALLLRGLLWVAEIMNIAIIFQYSSIILIFSYLLLLFATFKNLNLYGFKYITLGILLNAFVIIVNGGKMPVLLNSSIVGTLDTFAETENMIYLVNNSKALFAFLGDVLPLPNPLPQTSILSVGDIIIFIGLFVLIQNVMTEEESI; via the coding sequence ATGCTATATTTAATAATTGTTATTTTCTCTATAATAGTCGGATTACTGCGAGGTGGAGAATTAGAAAGGTTATCACATCTTACCATTGAAAGTGTTCACATATTTGCATTTGCCTTATTATTAAGGGGATTATTGTGGGTTGCTGAAATAATGAATATTGCAATTATTTTTCAATATAGTTCTATAATATTAATATTTTCTTACCTTTTATTATTGTTTGCAACATTTAAAAATTTAAATCTTTATGGATTTAAATATATCACTTTAGGTATTTTGCTGAATGCGTTTGTAATTATTGTAAATGGCGGTAAGATGCCTGTATTGCTAAACAGTTCAATTGTTGGAACATTAGATACTTTTGCTGAAACTGAAAATATGATTTATTTAGTTAATAACAGCAAGGCCTTATTTGCTTTCCTGGGAGACGTTTTGCCATTACCAAATCCACTTCCTCAGACATCAATATTAAGCGTGGGGGATATTATTATATTTATCGGGTTATTTGTCCTTATTCAAAATGTAATGACTGAAGAGGAATCAATATAA
- a CDS encoding HD-GYP domain-containing protein — translation MSNKLKIYIIITAILATSLFIYLLPTIPDLSKIWFPVLFFIIISIMAEFIPVSLPEGGEITITFPIDFVVILVYGPALAMVVSAFSSIGIILSKENRRFEKFLFNTSQFSLTSGVAGLVYQYAGGLIGEQNFIKFIIPASLCAFAYCLVNSILVTGVLAIEKNINITRVYLINIKETLPSYLAEAPIGFIMSIIYVEIGILGMLLFFFPLLLARRSFELFTKMRIMYLNTIKALAAAIDAKDPYTHGHSERVSKMAVQLAKRLNFSEMETEYIEYAAILHDIGKIGIEDSILQKKDRLTDEEFEKIKKHPVIGAGIIDSIEFLKRCSDTVLHHHEHYDGKGYPSGLKGEGIPKNARLLAIADAYDAMSSDRPYRKKLSEQEILEELKNESGKQFDPVMTKEFISLVMDKKRY, via the coding sequence TTGAGTAATAAGTTAAAAATATATATAATTATTACAGCAATATTAGCAACATCTCTTTTTATCTACCTACTTCCAACAATTCCTGATTTATCGAAAATATGGTTTCCTGTGCTATTTTTTATTATTATTTCAATAATGGCAGAATTTATCCCTGTTTCTCTTCCTGAAGGTGGGGAGATTACGATTACTTTTCCAATTGATTTTGTTGTAATTTTAGTATATGGACCAGCATTAGCTATGGTTGTATCGGCGTTTAGTTCAATAGGAATTATATTAAGTAAAGAGAATAGAAGATTTGAAAAATTTTTATTTAATACATCACAGTTTTCTTTAACATCAGGAGTAGCAGGATTGGTTTACCAGTATGCAGGGGGACTAATCGGAGAACAGAACTTTATAAAATTTATTATACCTGCATCATTGTGTGCATTTGCTTATTGTCTTGTTAACTCAATTTTGGTAACAGGTGTATTGGCAATTGAAAAAAATATAAATATTACCAGGGTTTATTTAATAAACATAAAGGAGACACTGCCTAGTTATTTGGCAGAAGCACCAATTGGGTTCATCATGTCTATAATTTATGTTGAAATCGGTATTCTTGGAATGCTCCTATTTTTCTTCCCTTTATTGCTTGCCAGGCGTTCTTTTGAGTTATTTACCAAAATGCGTATAATGTATTTAAATACTATAAAAGCGCTTGCAGCGGCGATTGATGCCAAAGATCCATACACTCATGGACATTCAGAAAGGGTATCTAAAATGGCTGTTCAGCTGGCTAAAAGATTGAATTTTTCAGAAATGGAAACAGAATACATTGAATATGCTGCAATTTTGCATGATATTGGTAAAATAGGTATTGAGGATAGTATTTTGCAAAAAAAGGATAGATTGACTGATGAAGAATTTGAAAAAATAAAAAAGCACCCTGTTATCGGAGCCGGGATTATTGATTCAATAGAATTTCTAAAGAGATGCTCTGATACAGTATTGCATCATCACGAACATTATGATGGCAAAGGGTATCCTTCAGGTTTAAAAGGTGAAGGTATACCGAAAAATGCCAGATTATTAGCCATTGCTGATGCGTATGATGCCATGAGTTCAGACCGTCCTTATCGAAAAAAATTATCAGAACAGGAAATATTAGAGGAATTAAAAAATGAAAGCGGTAAACAATTTGACCCTGTTATGACAAAAGAGTTTATATCTTTGGTAATGGATAAGAAGAGGTATTGA